From the Dama dama isolate Ldn47 chromosome 30, ASM3311817v1, whole genome shotgun sequence genome, the window CGTGGAGGcgcgaggggcggggcggggcggccgggCGGGCGGCACTGCGGGCCCGCGGTTCGGGCGGCTCGGGCGTCTCCTTAGCTCCCGCTCCCCGCTCGCCTTCAGTGCCTGCTGGCGCCCACGGGGCCGCCTTGCCACCCGGCTCGGCCCCTATGCCCAGGGTTGCACTTGCCTCCGCCGGCGCCCGGGGGGCCGCGGCGGCCGTGAGGTGGGGGCGGCCGCGGGAGGCGGCGGGGCCGGCCGCCGGCGCAGGGTCCGGGCGCGCAGCAAGGCGGGCGTAGGTCTATgtcgcgggcggcggcggcggcggcggccgcggagGGACGATGCGCGAGTACAAAGTGGTGGTGCTGGGCTCGGGCGGGGTCGGCAAATCCGCCCTGACCGTGCAGTTTGTGACCGGCACCTTCATCGAGAAATACGACCCCACCATCGAGGACTTCTACCGCAAGGAGATCGAGGTGGACTCGTCGCCGTCGGTCCTGGAGATCCTGGACACGGCGGGCACCGAGCAGTTCGCGTCCATGCGGGACCTGTACATCAAGAACGGCCAGGGCTTCATCCTCGTCTACAGCCTGGTCAACCAGCAGAGCTTCCAGGACATCAAGCCCATGCGGGACCAGATCATCCGAGTAAAGCGGTGAGAGGGCCGGGGGCGCGggcaggggcttccccggtggggGGCCGGCAGCCCCCTGTTCGGGGATCAGAACTCCCTCCCGCGTGCTCTGAGGTGGCCGTGGGCTGGAGGAGCTGTCTTGGGAGACAGTTTTAGAATCATAACGctttatcataatttttttttttttttttaccagcatcGTCCTCATCCTCTTGAATCTCAAATTTGAGTGCTTTGTTTCACAACTCAAATTTGGCATCCcacaagcccagctctttgtctCTT encodes:
- the RAP2A gene encoding ras-related protein Rap-2a isoform X1, which produces MREYKVVVLGSGGVGKSALTVQFVTGTFIEKYDPTIEDFYRKEIEVDSSPSVLEILDTAGTEQFASMRDLYIKNGQGFILVYSLVNQQSFQDIKPMRDQIIRVKRYEKVPVILVGNKVDLESEREVSSNEGRALAEEWGCPFMETSAKSKTMVDELFAEIVRQMNYAAQPDKDDPCCSACNIQ
- the RAP2A gene encoding ras-related protein Rap-2a isoform X2 produces the protein MREYKVVVLGSGGVGKSALTVQFVTGTFIEKYDPTIEDFYRKEIEVDSSPSVLEILDTAGTEQFASMRDLYIKNGQGFILVYSLVNQQSFQDIKPMRDQIIRVKRIVLILLNLKFECFVSQLKFGIPQAQLFVSWMLLVALVQNPQSKESLNLAEGRGAGWFLLGRAAVQV